GATAAAAGAAAAAGGAGAATGTTATGAAAAAGTTTTTTAGTTTTCTATGTGTTGCATTGTTGGTATTCACAACAACCGCATTGTTCGCCAATGGAAGTCAGGAAGAAAAAGGTGATGATCCTATAAAAATCGCATTTTTCGTATCCGACATGAGCAATGTATTTCACCAGGGACAGTTTGTAGCAGCTAAAGAATATGCCATGGACAAATATGGTGCTGAAGTGTATGCATTTGATGGTAAATCTGACGGCACTGTAATGCTTGAAAACCTGGATCAGGTTGTACCTCAGGGTATGGATATGGTTTCCATCCACACATGGGATGTTGAAGCCGCAAGACCCGGGATTCAGGATGCACTGGACGCCGGTGTTATCATGGCAACATTTTTCACACCTCAGGCTAATCCGGCAATTCCTGTAGTTCGAAGTGATGAGGCCGGAACATCCTTTGACATGGGTGCGGAAGCTGCTACACAGTGGAAAAAAGCGAATCCTGACAAACCTATCGTAATGGTTCAGGTTGGATGGCCAAATCATACAGAAGTAAAATCAGGACGTCATGATCCTTTCGTAGCGGGTGTTCTTTCTGTAGATCCTACTGCAACAGATCTGGGTTGTCTTGAAGCCAATAAGGGTGGAGATACAACAAAACAGGTAATACTTGACCTTGTTACTCAAAGACCTGAAGTTAATATTATTTATTCAGAAGCTTCTAATCTGACTGTGGGCACAATGGCTGCACTGAGACAGGCAGGCAGAGGTGTAATGGACAATGGTGTTCCTTTAACAGAAATCGTTGCCAGTGTTGACTTTGATCCTGTAGAAATGAAACAGGTTTATGATCCCAACAGTTCACTTAAACTTTCAATGGGCCTTCCTCCTGTACAGACAGGACAGGGTAGAATTGACAACCTCTTTGCAATTAAGAACGGAAAGATTGATCAGATAGCAGCCAATGGAATATCAGAAGAAGATTTCAAAGAAAGCTTCACTATTTCCTATTGGACAATGAAAA
This sequence is a window from Oceanispirochaeta sp.. Protein-coding genes within it:
- a CDS encoding substrate-binding domain-containing protein, coding for MKKFFSFLCVALLVFTTTALFANGSQEEKGDDPIKIAFFVSDMSNVFHQGQFVAAKEYAMDKYGAEVYAFDGKSDGTVMLENLDQVVPQGMDMVSIHTWDVEAARPGIQDALDAGVIMATFFTPQANPAIPVVRSDEAGTSFDMGAEAATQWKKANPDKPIVMVQVGWPNHTEVKSGRHDPFVAGVLSVDPTATDLGCLEANKGGDTTKQVILDLVTQRPEVNIIYSEASNLTVGTMAALRQAGRGVMDNGVPLTEIVASVDFDPVEMKQVYDPNSSLKLSMGLPPVQTGQGRIDNLFAIKNGKIDQIAANGISEEDFKESFTISYWTMKKSDAEAWLKEQFGN